The following are encoded together in the Brassica napus cultivar Da-Ae chromosome A9, Da-Ae, whole genome shotgun sequence genome:
- the LOC106422270 gene encoding elongation factor Ts, mitochondrial, producing MAFARAARRPLGVFVYSASRRFSCGNEYSTTVASKFESLSQYKSSVPSGYANPVRGFGNFMRSFSSEAPAVVDQMSLIKQLRQRTSAPIKDVKASLVECNWDIEAAQKDLRKRGKVLASKKSSRTAAEGMLAVAQNEGKVAVIELNCETDFVARNDIFQYLALAMAKRALLVENSSQQVPGVFPFGPELFEELKLNLDHPKVNGETTVSNAATEVAAIMGENVKFRRGFLMSKSSAGVLSAYLHTSPQPGLGRLAGIVSLEVEGGNTQLEAVQRVGSELAMHVVAAKPLFLSKDLVSSEALANEREILKSQAESTAKSQMAVEKMVEGRLRKYFEDVALMEQKFIVNDSINIKTLVDNLSKEVGSPVKVVDFLRVEVGEGIERLEASDEPVAQTA from the exons ATGGCGTTTGCTAGGGCAGCGAGACGACCCCTTGGAGTCTTTGTTTATAGTGCTAGTCGTAGGTTCAGTTGTGGAAATGAGTACTCTACTACTGTGGCAAGCAAATTCGAAAGTCTATCACAGTACAAGAGCTCTGTACCTTCTGGATACGCAAACCCTGTTCGTGGTTTCGGGAACTTCATGAGGAGTTTTAGTTCGGAGGCGCCTGCTGTAGTTGACCAGATGAGCCTCATCAAGCAACTGAGGCAAAGAACTAGTGCTCCTATTAAGGATGTTAAGGCTTCTCTTGTTGAATGCAACTGGGACATTG AGGCTGCTCAGAAGGATTTGAGGAAGAGAGGCAAAGTACTGGCTTCTAAAAAGTCGTCACGGACAGCTGCAGAGGGTATGCTTGCTGTTGCCCAAAACGAGGGAAAGGTTGCTGTTATCGAACTGAACTGTGAGACAGACTTTGTGGCTAGAAACGACATCTTCCAGTACTTG GCTTTGGCTATGGCAAAACGTGCTTTGCTGGTTGAAAACAGTTCTCAGCAAGTTCCTGGTGTCTTCCCCTTTGGCCCTGAGCTTTTTGAG GAGTTGAAGCTCAATCTCGACCATCCAAAAGTGAACGGCGAAACCACAGTTTCAAACGCTGCTACAGAAGTAGCGGCAATTATGGGAGAGAACGTCAAGTTTAGGAGAGGTTTCTTAATGTCAAAATCTTCAGCAGGCGTCCTCTCTGCATATCTCCACACAAGTCCCCAACCAG GGTTGGGTCGTCTAGCTGGGATTGTATCTCTGGAAGTAGAAGGTGGAAACACGCAGCTAGAGGCTGTTCAACGTGTAGGCTCGGAACTGGCTATGCATGTTGTAGCAGCAAAGCCTTTATTTTTAAGCAAAGACCTTGTTTCTTCTGAAGCATTAGCAAACGAACGGGAGATTCTCAAGTCTCAG GCGGAGAGCACAGCCAAGTCTCAGATGGCTGTGGAGAAGATGGTGGAAGGCCGTCTCCGTAAATATTTCGAAGATGTTGCTCTGATGGAGCAAAAGTTCATTGTCAACGATTCTATAAACATAAAG ACGCTGGTGGATAATCTATCCAAGGAGGTGGGTTCTCCTGTGAAGGTTGTGGATTTTCTGAGAGTTGAGGTCGGGGAAGGAATCGAAAg gCTTGAAGCATCCGATGAACCGGTTGCTCAAACTGCTTGA